CGTCTCCCAAGACCAGGGGTGGGCAAGTCACCTAAATTGACAATCCCGACATTTTGGttccccatccatctcaactTCGGGATGTCACCAAAGCCTGTACAACTTTGAGAGTGTACAGAACCAAatcacagccacagccaacatGTCTTCCAGACCAGAGCTCAAGGTAATACTGACCTTGTCTTCCTCAACTGCTGAACATGTCTAACAAAGACACCAACAGGTCGATGATGAGCACGGCTTCATCCGATACTACAAGTCCCTTCCCAAGGTCGACGAGGACGTGATTCGCATATTCGATCGAGGTGACTGGTACACTGCACACGGAGAAGATGCCAATTTCATCGCGCGCACTGTCTACAAGACCACCTCGGTTGTCAGACAACTGGGCAAAAATGACCACACCGGCCTGCCATCAGTCACCATGACTGTCACCGTCTTCAGGCAGTTCCTTCGGGAAGCGTTATACAAGCTGGGAAAGAGAATCGAGATTTATGCCAGCCCCAACGGCCGCATGAACTGGAAGATTGTGAAGCAAGCCTCGCCAGGCAACCTGCAAGATGTCGAGGACGAACTTGGAGGGCAGTTCGAGGGGGCGCCAGTGATCTTGGCCGTCAAAATCACAGCCAAGGCATCAGAAGGCAGGACGGTTGGCGTGTGCTTTGCCGATGCCAGCGTAAGAGAGCTCGGTGTCAGCGAGTTTCTCGACAACGATCTGTACTCCAACTTTGAGTCTCTGGTCATTCAACTCGGCGTCAAGGAGTGCCTCATGCAGATTGACAAGGCAGAGAAAAACAAGGATCCAGAGCTGGCAAAGCTGAGACAAATCCTCGACAGCTGTGGTATTGCCGTTTCGGAGAGACCAGCAGGCGAGTTTGGCACCAAGGACATTGAACAGGATCTGGCAAGGCTGCTGAAGGACGAGCGGTCTGCGACGTTACTCCCACAGACCGACTTAAAACTTGCTATGGGCTCAGCAGCTGCTCTGATCAAGTATCTTGGTGTTTTACACGACCCTTCCAACTTTGGACAATATCAGCTCTACCAGCACGACCTTGCCCAGTTCATGAAGCTTGATGCCGCCGCGCTCAAAGCCCTCAATCTCATGCCCGGTGCCAGGGATGGTGCCAAGACCATGAGTCTGTATGGTCTCTTGAACCACTGCAAGACTCCTGTTGGTAGCAGGCTGTTGTCTCAATGGTTGAAGCAGCCCCTGATGGAcaaggccgagattgagaagcGTCagcagcttgtcgaggtGTTTGTCAACGACACTGAGCTTCGACAGACTATGCAGGAGGAGCACCTCAGGTCTATCCCTGACTTGTACAGGCTATCCAAGCGCTTTCAGCGGAAGAAGGCAACCCTCGAAGATGTCGTCAGAGCTTACCAGGTTGTCATCCGCCTGCCCGGCTTCCTAGGCACACTCGAGGGAGTGATGGACGAAGCCGCCCGTGACCCCCTCGATGAGGCTTACACCAACAAACTCCGCGAGCTCTCCAACAGTCTAGTCAAACTCCAAGAAATGGTCGAAACCACCGTCGACCTCGACGCCCTCGAAAACCACGagttcatcatcaaacccGACTTCGACGACGGCCTCCGCGTCATCCGCAAGCGCCTCGACAAGCTCCGCTCAGACATGGACAAGGAATTCTCCGAAGCAGCCAACGACCTCGACCAAGAGCGTGACAAGAAGATCTTTCTCGAGAACCACAAAGTCCACGGCTGGTGCATGCGCCTGACCCGGACAGAAGCAGGCTGCATCCGCAACAAGTCCCGCTATCAGGAATGCTCAACCCAGAAGAATGGAGTCtacttcaccaccaaaaccctccaagcctACCGCCGGGAATTCGACCAGCTCTCCCAAAACTACAACAGAACCCAATCCGGCCTCGTCAACGAAGTTGTCAGCGTAGCAGCCTCGTACTGCCCCGTTCTCGAAAAGCTAGGCGGCGTCCTCGCCCATCTGGACGTGAtcgtctccctcgcccacTGCGCAGAGAACGCCCCCGTCTCCTACACCCGTCCCAAAATCCACCCacgaggtcaaggacaaACGATCCTCACCGAAGCCCGCCACCCCTGCATGGAAATGCAAGACGACGTcaccttcatcaccaacgacgTCTCCCTCACCCGCGACAGT
The sequence above is a segment of the Podospora pseudoanserina strain CBS 124.78 chromosome 5, whole genome shotgun sequence genome. Coding sequences within it:
- the msh2 gene encoding MSH2 protein (COG:L; BUSCO:EOG09260EPQ; EggNog:ENOG503NVGK), whose translation is MSSRPELKVDDEHGFIRYYKSLPKVDEDVIRIFDRGDWYTAHGEDANFIARTVYKTTSVVRQLGKNDHTGLPSVTMTVTVFRQFLREALYKLGKRIEIYASPNGRMNWKIVKQASPGNLQDVEDELGGQFEGAPVILAVKITAKASEGRTVGVCFADASVRELGVSEFLDNDLYSNFESLVIQLGVKECLMQIDKAEKNKDPELAKLRQILDSCGIAVSERPAGEFGTKDIEQDLARLLKDERSATLLPQTDLKLAMGSAAALIKYLGVLHDPSNFGQYQLYQHDLAQFMKLDAAALKALNLMPGARDGAKTMSLYGLLNHCKTPVGSRLLSQWLKQPLMDKAEIEKRQQLVEVFVNDTELRQTMQEEHLRSIPDLYRLSKRFQRKKATLEDVVRAYQVVIRLPGFLGTLEGVMDEAARDPLDEAYTNKLRELSNSLVKLQEMVETTVDLDALENHEFIIKPDFDDGLRVIRKRLDKLRSDMDKEFSEAANDLDQERDKKIFLENHKVHGWCMRLTRTEAGCIRNKSRYQECSTQKNGVYFTTKTLQAYRREFDQLSQNYNRTQSGLVNEVVSVAASYCPVLEKLGGVLAHLDVIVSLAHCAENAPVSYTRPKIHPRGQGQTILTEARHPCMEMQDDVTFITNDVSLTRDSSSFLIITGPNMGGKSTYIRQIGVIALMAQIGSFVPCESAELTIFDSILARVGASDSQLKGVSTFMAEMLETANILKSATSESLIIIDELGRGTSTYDGFGLAWAISEHIIQQIGCFALFATHFHELTALAEKYPQVQNLHVTAHITSDRDVKREVTLLYKLAPGICDQSFGIHVAELVRFPDKVVRMAKRKADELEDFTSKHEAGSVKYGKGDVEEGSALLKDVLVKWKDQVKGGGMTKQEMVERLRELVRSDERLEGNPFFQSVKAL